In one window of Gossypium arboreum isolate Shixiya-1 chromosome 4, ASM2569848v2, whole genome shotgun sequence DNA:
- the LOC108459699 gene encoding E3 ubiquitin-protein ligase SGR9, amyloplastic, translating to MMMEEETTIMAAISTLRPSQLSDLSYSIFSLSFHHRRRLCHLLSSPCLFFLTLHRLHTLSLPQKTLLIARHLLFSLHHLTRHFQPPPLRLPNPSTAINQRDLDAVLLLLFLCEAYHDNPQALERPHDEWRLVLTSICSNTTLKITGISGIFDGAALIPYIEMVTRCKRLVGIMGCDGKEGKEVAASPAAVVALPAVEVRGGGIECVICKEEMREGRDVCKFPCQHLFHWMCILPWVKKRNTCPCCRFQLPSDDIFGEIQRLWGILVKASGKRVDDEWT from the coding sequence ATGATGATGGAAGAAGAGACGACAATTATGGCGGCAATCTCTACCCTCCGTCCTTCTCAGCTTTCAGATCTCAGCTACTCCATCTTCTCCCTCTCTTTCCACCACCGCCGCCGTCTTTGCCACCTCCTCTCCTCCCCTTGTCTCTTCTTTCTTACCCTCCACCGCCTCCACACTCTCTCACTCCCCCAAAAGACCCTTCTCATTGCACGCCACCTCCTCTTTTCCCTCCACCACCTCACGCGTCACTTCCAGCCTCCACCACTGCGGCTGCCAAACCCTTCCACAGCTATAAACCAGCGCGACCTTGACGCCGTGCTCCTCCTACTGTTCCTGTGTGAAGCATACCATGATAACCCCCAAGCGCTCGAGAGACCTCACGATGAATGGCGCCTAGTGTTAACTAGTATATGTTCTAACACCACGTTAAAGATCACCGGCATCAGCGGCATCTTCGACGGTGCTGCTTTGATCCCGTACATCGAAATGGTGACGAGGTGCAAAAGGCTTGTGGGGATAATGGGTTGTGATGGGAAGGAAGGGAAGGAGGTGGCGGCGTCACCGGCGGCGGTGGTGGCGTTGCCGGCGGTGGAGGTGAGAGGGGGTGGGATTGAGTGCGTGATATGCAAAGAGGAGATGAGAGAAGGGAGAGACGTGTGTAAGTTCCCCTGCCAGCATTTGTTCCATTGGATGTGCATATTGCCATGGGTGAAGAAGAGGAACACTTGCCCGTGCTGCAGGTTTCAGCTTCCCAGTGATGATATATTCGGAGAGATCCAACGGCTGTGGGGAATCCTGGTCAAGGCGAGTGGCAAAAGGGTTGATGATGAATGGACATGA